A region of Micropterus dolomieu isolate WLL.071019.BEF.003 ecotype Adirondacks linkage group LG01, ASM2129224v1, whole genome shotgun sequence DNA encodes the following proteins:
- the LOC123971829 gene encoding zinc finger protein 135-like: MSKVQTLRAFVQQRLSAAAEEIFELFERTIAEYEEELCGQRKLLDAVFKPEVRLHRAGKLKAVVPLEQQEWSPSLDQEDPPETPHNKEGCSPSLDQEDPQEHIHINEEWSPSLNQEDPPEPPHIKEEQEELWTCQEGEQLRGLEEADITRFTFTRVVKSEEDDEEEKPQSSQLHQRLTDQMETEADGEDCGGPEPARNSDLYRPSRPATQEKTSHPSEPETDNSCDLEETREPQSGSNLLKYNSRCNTGEKLFSCSECGKPFRYNSKLKRHMRIHTGEKPFSCSVCGRRFAQSSNLTSHLRVHTGEKPFTCSVCKASFSLRRNLSTHMRIHTVEKPFISSVCGKTFAQKVYLRQHLGVHTEGKPFSYFVCGTRSTQSSTLTSHLRVHTGDKPFSCSVCKASFSRRSNLSTHMRMHTGEKPFCCSVCGKAFTRSATLREHLTVHMGEKPFSCSNCDKRFSLRRYFKKHKCAGESSRRK, translated from the exons ATGTCTAAAGTCCAAACGCTGAGAGCTTTTGTCCAGCAGCGACTAAGTGCGGCTGCTGAAGAGATATTTGAGCTGTTTGAAAGAACGATAGCAGAGTACGAGGAGGAACTTTGTGGACAACGCAAACTACTGGACGCTGTTTTCAAGCCTGAAGTCCGgttacacagagcag GCAAGCTGAAAGCAGTGGTTCCTCTtgagcagcaggagtggagccccagtctggaccaggaggacccaccagagacTCCACACAATAAGGAGGGGTGCAGTCcgagtctggaccaggaggacccacaaGAGCACATACATATTAACGAGgagtggagccccagtctgaaccaggaggacccaccagagcccccacacattaaagaggaacaggaggaactctggacctgtcaggagggagagcagcttcgaGGGCTGGAAGAGGCTGATATCACCAGGTTCACATTCACTCGTGTTGTGAAGAGcgaagaagatgatgaagaagagaaacctcagtcctcacagcttcatcaaagacTCACTGATCAAATGGAAACAGaagctgatggagaggactgtggaggaccagaaccagccaggaactCAGATCTATATAGACCTTCACGACCAGCTACTCAGGAAAAGACGTCTCACCCCTCTGAACCTGAGACTGATAACAGTTGTGATTTGGAAGAAACCAGGGAACCTCAGTCAGGTTCCAACCTTCTGAAATATAACAGTAGATGTAACACTGGTGAGAAACTGTTTAGCTGCTCTGAGTGTGGTAAACCATTTCGCTATAACTCAAAGCTAAAGAGACACATGAGAATTCATACAGGAGAGAAACCTTTCAGTTGTTCTGTATGTGGTAGACGATTTGCACAAAGTTCAAATTTGACCTCACACTTGAGAGTTCATACAGGAGAAAAACCTTTCACATGCTCAGTTTGTAAAGCAAGTTTCAGTCTCAGACGCAATTTGTCCACCCACATGAGAATACATACTGTGGAGAAACCGTTCATTAGTTCAGTATgtggtaaaacatttgcacaaaaGGTATATCTGAGACAACACTTGGGTGTCCACACAGAGGGAAAACCCTTCAGTTATTTTGTCTGTGGTACAAGATCCACTCAAAGCTCAACTTTGACCTCACACTTAAGAGTTCATACAGGAGACAAACCGTTCAGCTGCTCAGTCTGTAAAGCAAGTTTCAGTCGCAGAAGTAATTTGTCCACACACATGAGAATGCATACTGGGGAGAAGcccttttgttgttcagtatGTGGTAAAGCATTTACACGAAGTGCAACTCTGAGAGAACACTTGACTGTCCACATGGGAGAGAAACCCTTTAGTTGCAGCAATTGCGATAAACGATTCTCTCTGCGCCGTTATTTCAAAAAGCACAAGTGTGCTGGTGAGAGCAGCAGACGTAAATGA